In Terriglobia bacterium, a single genomic region encodes these proteins:
- a CDS encoding sugar phosphate isomerase/epimerase family protein → MKLGIDSYCYHRFFGEVYPQQRPPSLRMTMEDFVSRACELGVVGVSLESCFFPSFSSEYLSGLKKSLDEHGLDRVYAWGHPDGLEGGRNQEAYEDMILNLDYARQIGAKVMRVVGSSLVFRNDPHQPQLERLTRMFREAARVAEEYGIKLAVENHIDFNADEMVQLLEAVDSPYLGINFDTGNFVRLLDDPVKGMAKLASRVYATHIKDLQVQKRVPADEWFFFSSVPAGDGIVDIAKLVEILTASGFDGILAVEIDFLHPSYGDDEDAAVAKSITKLKSMIRT, encoded by the coding sequence ATGAAATTGGGAATAGACAGCTACTGTTATCACAGGTTCTTTGGCGAGGTCTATCCCCAACAACGCCCGCCTTCCTTGCGAATGACTATGGAGGACTTTGTCAGCAGGGCTTGTGAACTGGGCGTGGTGGGAGTCTCCCTAGAATCCTGTTTTTTCCCCAGCTTCAGCTCGGAATATCTCTCAGGGTTGAAAAAGAGTCTTGATGAACATGGACTTGATCGTGTTTACGCCTGGGGACATCCGGACGGCCTTGAAGGTGGGAGAAACCAGGAAGCCTATGAGGATATGATCCTCAATCTCGATTACGCGCGTCAGATCGGGGCCAAGGTCATGCGAGTGGTGGGGAGCAGTCTCGTATTTCGCAACGACCCGCACCAACCGCAGCTCGAGCGCCTTACGCGGATGTTTCGCGAGGCTGCCAGGGTGGCCGAGGAGTACGGGATCAAGCTGGCAGTGGAAAATCATATCGATTTTAATGCAGATGAAATGGTTCAACTCTTAGAGGCCGTTGATTCACCCTACCTCGGCATTAACTTCGATACCGGTAATTTCGTTCGTCTCCTGGATGATCCTGTAAAAGGCATGGCCAAGCTGGCATCTCGAGTTTACGCGACCCACATCAAGGACCTGCAAGTGCAGAAGAGAGTTCCAGCCGACGAATGGTTTTTCTTCTCTTCAGTTCCAGCAGGGGACGGAATCGTTGATATTGCGAAGCTTGTCGAGATACTGACCGCATCGGGCTTTGACGGGATTCTTGCGGTCGAAATCGACTTTCTGCATCCGAGTTACGGCGATGACGAAGATGCAGCGGTAGCGAAGAGTATCACAAAATTGAAATCGATGATCCGGACGTGA
- a CDS encoding glycerol dehydratase reactivase beta/small subunit family protein, with the protein MALGPAFGASLKSTILGIPHGKVLLALIEGIEAEGGTARAVRIYATSDCGFIGHAGALLSGSGVAIGLQSKGTTVIHHRDLEPLNNLELFPQAPGLTLDSYRVIGRNAAKYAKGEPVLPVPIQIDNMARLKFIVRTTVLHLRETNQVRSGRPPQEIRIVKG; encoded by the coding sequence ATCGCGCTTGGACCGGCGTTTGGTGCCAGCCTGAAATCAACGATCCTGGGGATTCCCCATGGCAAGGTCTTGCTTGCGTTAATCGAGGGAATCGAAGCCGAGGGCGGGACGGCCCGTGCGGTTAGAATCTATGCGACCTCGGATTGTGGTTTTATCGGGCATGCAGGCGCCCTGCTGAGCGGATCAGGCGTCGCAATCGGGCTGCAGTCTAAAGGGACCACGGTGATTCATCACCGCGACCTGGAGCCTCTCAACAACCTGGAGCTGTTCCCTCAGGCTCCTGGCCTGACGCTGGATTCCTACCGAGTCATTGGAAGAAATGCCGCGAAATACGCCAAGGGAGAGCCTGTGCTGCCGGTCCCGATCCAGATCGACAATATGGCCCGATTGAAATTTATCGTAAGAACAACCGTTCTGCACCTGCGGGAAACCAATCAAGTGCGGAGTGGCAGGCCGCCGCAGGAAATTCGCATCGTCAAGGGGTGA
- a CDS encoding diol dehydratase small subunit codes for MSDESGTQSYPLSERYHDRLRTPSGIPFDDITVESVLDGRIQMDDLRVTAEALELQARVAEGCARPQLAENFRRAAELVDVPEERLLEIYRALRPGRASKAGLLALAEQLETRWRATRCANLIRDAANACRS; via the coding sequence ATGAGTGATGAATCCGGAACCCAGAGTTATCCGCTCTCCGAGCGCTATCACGACCGTTTGCGAACACCCTCGGGAATTCCATTCGACGATATTACCGTTGAATCCGTCCTGGATGGGCGCATTCAAATGGATGATCTGCGGGTTACGGCCGAGGCATTGGAATTACAAGCAAGGGTAGCGGAAGGCTGCGCGCGGCCGCAGTTGGCGGAGAATTTCCGCCGCGCCGCAGAGCTGGTTGATGTGCCCGAGGAGAGACTTCTGGAGATTTACCGGGCTCTTCGGCCGGGCCGTGCTTCAAAGGCGGGCTTGCTGGCACTGGCAGAACAGTTGGAGACCCGCTGGCGCGCTACCAGGTGCGCCAACCTCATCCGAGACGCTGCGAATGCCTGCCGGAGTTAA